In Gammaproteobacteria bacterium, one genomic interval encodes:
- the birA gene encoding bifunctional biotin--[acetyl-CoA-carboxylase] ligase/biotin operon repressor BirA, protein MKALKLNNHLVALVHLLNDGQFHDGTTMGRELKMTRSAVWKLIKKLQHYGVSVQSLKGRGYALAEPLQLLNKKIIKKNISEKVDIEIFETLDSTNNYLRNFFNHTSPKICLAEVQTAGKGRLHRHWHSPFGENIYFSCLYPFKRDLSEMAGLSLVVSLAIVESLKFLHLPYANQVKWPNDILYEGRKLAGILIELQAEAHGACHVIIGIGLNVNMSEKEGQCIEQPWTSLKAITGQYIDRNLLAARLITQLFAHLKHFEQIGFTDFMPAWHAVDYLRNKDVTLNYMHQTIKGHVKGIDKQGHLIMESVDGTLQTYSAGDTSLIKTTYA, encoded by the coding sequence ATGAAAGCGCTTAAACTTAATAATCATTTGGTTGCGTTAGTTCATCTTTTAAATGATGGCCAATTTCATGATGGTACAACGATGGGTCGTGAGTTGAAGATGACTCGGAGTGCAGTTTGGAAATTAATTAAAAAACTTCAACATTATGGGGTCTCCGTTCAATCTTTGAAGGGAAGAGGTTATGCTTTAGCCGAGCCGCTGCAATTACTGAATAAAAAAATAATTAAAAAAAATATCTCCGAAAAAGTTGATATTGAAATTTTTGAAACACTTGATTCAACTAATAATTATTTAAGAAATTTTTTTAATCATACCAGTCCAAAAATTTGTTTAGCAGAAGTTCAAACAGCTGGCAAAGGTAGACTCCATCGGCATTGGCATTCTCCCTTCGGTGAAAACATTTATTTTTCTTGTTTATATCCTTTCAAACGAGATTTAAGTGAAATGGCGGGCTTAAGTTTAGTGGTTAGTTTAGCGATTGTTGAGTCATTAAAATTTCTACATTTGCCATACGCCAATCAAGTTAAATGGCCCAATGATATTTTATATGAAGGAAGAAAATTAGCGGGAATTCTCATAGAACTTCAAGCTGAAGCTCATGGTGCTTGTCATGTTATTATCGGTATCGGATTGAATGTTAATATGTCCGAAAAGGAAGGCCAATGTATTGAGCAACCCTGGACCTCTTTAAAAGCCATCACAGGACAATATATTGATCGTAATCTACTAGCTGCTCGACTAATTACGCAACTTTTTGCTCATTTAAAACATTTCGAACAAATTGGTTTTACGGATTTTATGCCTGCTTGGCATGCAGTTGATTATCTCCGTAATAAAGATGTGACTTTAAATTATATGCATCAAACAATTAAAGGGCATGTAAAAGGTATTGATAAGCAGGGACATTTAATTATGGAATCCGTTGATGGAACCTTACAAACCTATTCCGCAGGCGACACCTCCCTGATTAAGACGACTTATGCTTGA
- a CDS encoding CBS domain-containing protein: MLAKEIMSKKPEFLPPTASLKDAALRMKAQDYGFIPVGENDRLVGAVTDRDIIIRGVAEGKDPNKTQVGEVMTQEIHYCFEDDALEKIVDQMETLQIRRLVVLNKDKRLVGIISLGDIATKSKNLKLSGELAEAVSQD; this comes from the coding sequence ATGTTAGCCAAAGAAATAATGTCTAAAAAACCTGAGTTTCTCCCCCCCACGGCATCGCTCAAAGATGCAGCCTTAAGAATGAAAGCACAAGATTATGGTTTCATTCCCGTGGGTGAAAATGATCGCTTAGTTGGCGCAGTTACTGATCGTGACATTATTATTCGGGGCGTTGCCGAAGGTAAAGATCCCAATAAAACCCAAGTCGGGGAAGTGATGACGCAAGAAATTCACTATTGCTTCGAAGATGATGCTCTAGAAAAAATCGTCGACCAAATGGAAACCTTACAAATCCGACGTTTAGTCGTTTTAAATAAAGATAAACGGTTAGTGGGAATCATTTCACTTGGGGACATTGCAACGAAGTCTAAGAATTTGAAATTATCAGGTGAGCTTGCAGAAGCAGTCTCTCAAGATTGA
- a CDS encoding acyl-CoA thioesterase: MEKKLLATPQPVFQTEIPVQISHINYGNHVGFDAMVSLLHEAQVQFLKNYHYQEIDIEGRFLVVQKIEVLYKREAFYGDDLTFVIGIGDITKVKLELQYLVKNTKQEEVCRAEITVVFIDQASRRVVSPPAFFQTLKEKN, translated from the coding sequence ATGGAAAAAAAGCTTTTAGCAACACCGCAACCTGTCTTTCAAACAGAAATTCCTGTCCAGATTTCTCACATTAACTATGGCAATCATGTTGGTTTTGATGCCATGGTTAGCTTATTGCACGAAGCACAAGTTCAATTTTTAAAAAACTATCATTACCAAGAAATTGATATAGAAGGACGTTTTTTAGTCGTACAAAAAATTGAGGTGCTTTATAAACGTGAAGCATTTTACGGGGATGACCTGACTTTCGTCATCGGTATTGGTGATATCACTAAGGTAAAGCTGGAATTACAATATCTGGTTAAAAATACAAAACAAGAAGAAGTTTGTCGCGCTGAAATCACCGTCGTTTTTATTGATCAGGCTTCAAGGCGCGTCGTATCACCACCTGCTTTTTTTCAAACGCTTAAAGAAAAAAATTAA
- a CDS encoding cytochrome P450, translated as MKEMPHANISPREVLRGFKQDRLGFIQKLINQYGSVFSLSLKPHKAIIMMNPDMINHILSSHKDNYIKGTHVQGSSFHFLKAALGDSIFITDDKALWAKHRRIVMPHLQRSKYNEYAKAIISNGNEMITRWQNTQETRINISEAIPELTLRNLLNSIFNEKNFDFDTLLEFTYLMKANDRHKSFKTLITIFDKLVSDFILRRMNQLTSKDDLVNSFTEAYQNEQEQSIVFNLIRNELKGLLIAGHETIAGSIIWSCYLLAQDPEAQLKIKTEFDAISAQHRPTYDDIAKLTFTSTVFKESLRLYPPIYVISRVAVADDHCDGFIIPKDAIVMIPIFQLQRAEEYWDQPEKFKPERFSNVPFPEETYPAYMPFGVGQRACIGREYAAMEACLTLGMIFSTFQFSLPHDYQLALNAENSLWPKSPLQLIIQKKW; from the coding sequence ATGAAAGAAATGCCACATGCTAATATTTCACCCAGAGAAGTCCTTAGGGGCTTTAAACAGGACCGATTAGGTTTTATCCAAAAACTTATCAATCAATATGGATCCGTTTTTTCATTATCACTTAAACCGCATAAAGCCATTATAATGATGAACCCAGATATGATTAATCATATCCTTTCGAGTCATAAAGATAATTATATTAAAGGTACGCATGTGCAAGGCTCCTCATTTCATTTTTTGAAAGCTGCACTCGGTGACAGCATCTTTATAACTGACGACAAGGCACTCTGGGCTAAACATCGTCGCATTGTGATGCCTCATTTACAGCGTAGTAAATATAATGAATATGCAAAAGCTATTATCAGCAATGGTAATGAGATGATTACGCGGTGGCAAAACACACAAGAAACCCGTATTAACATATCGGAAGCTATTCCTGAACTGACGTTGCGTAATTTACTTAATTCCATCTTTAATGAAAAAAATTTTGATTTTGATACTTTATTAGAATTTACTTATTTAATGAAAGCGAATGATCGGCATAAGTCTTTTAAAACGCTTATTACTATTTTTGACAAACTCGTTTCTGATTTTATCTTGCGACGAATGAATCAACTGACTAGTAAAGATGACTTAGTCAATTCTTTCACTGAAGCTTATCAAAATGAACAAGAGCAATCGATTGTCTTTAATCTCATACGAAACGAATTAAAAGGTTTGTTAATTGCAGGACATGAAACGATTGCAGGTTCCATCATCTGGAGTTGTTATTTGCTCGCTCAAGATCCTGAGGCGCAATTGAAAATTAAAACTGAATTTGATGCAATCTCAGCGCAACATAGGCCGACCTATGATGATATCGCAAAGTTAACTTTTACATCGACTGTATTTAAAGAATCCTTACGTCTCTATCCACCCATTTATGTGATTTCACGGGTTGCAGTAGCTGATGATCATTGCGATGGGTTTATAATTCCCAAAGATGCCATTGTAATGATTCCTATTTTTCAACTTCAACGAGCTGAAGAGTATTGGGATCAACCCGAAAAATTTAAACCCGAACGTTTTTCTAATGTCCCCTTTCCAGAAGAAACCTATCCCGCTTACATGCCCTTTGGCGTGGGGCAACGTGCTTGTATTGGTCGTGAATATGCAGCTATGGAGGCGTGCTTAACCTTAGGGATGATCTTTTCAACTTTCCAATTTTCACTTCCTCATGATTATCAGTTAGCATTAAATGCGGAGAATTCACTTTGGCCTAAATCCCCTTTACAATTAATTATTCAAAAAAAATGGTAA
- a CDS encoding cyclic nucleotide-binding domain-containing protein: MQDAFLKFKYFINNLSWKVGSAFNRKRLASIEKLLQHTHLFDHLDHTNLKKLVRLMRPLRFPKDTLLIKEGEIGHSCYILMQGSLRVFTHRNEGEEIDLAQLEEGQYVGEQALINETGERQASVQALTDVIVLEVSRQLFSQFLDNKTLAHLKKIGKDQFFARMSAQHHIYQSIEKLFRNDTTLQPRYFKNGAVIFKQGEVSDAVYFIQLGTVEISIKSPGQTSQVIQLNAGHLFGELGVITKTRRAGTAKAMGSVEVLKMPAERFEEIYADSQAIRELTQAQISVYPLRSHGIMMQYLGQVGGMEAICAIFKLQDGSVATASRAINHDIFAISKSDLPKSVLNQTQTLSYEGDNRVSRKITFYQGRCLNCFSEGSWEELGKVCRRLLDGTAFNEEEINHFTASGLFWPPSPLPEGNNQEIICECMQVTRGELKQAIQSGLTNFNALSDKTAAGTVCGSCQPKILKLLNLNNAK, encoded by the coding sequence GTGCAGGATGCATTTTTAAAATTTAAATACTTCATTAACAATCTGTCTTGGAAAGTTGGATCTGCATTTAATCGAAAAAGATTAGCGTCAATTGAAAAACTTTTGCAACACACCCACTTGTTCGATCATTTGGATCATACTAACTTAAAAAAATTAGTGAGATTGATGCGGCCCCTTCGTTTTCCAAAAGATACGCTTTTAATAAAAGAAGGCGAAATTGGCCACAGTTGTTACATCCTTATGCAAGGATCGCTTCGTGTCTTTACGCATAGGAATGAAGGAGAAGAAATTGATTTAGCACAACTGGAAGAAGGACAATATGTAGGTGAACAAGCCTTAATAAACGAAACCGGTGAACGACAAGCAAGCGTTCAAGCTTTGACTGACGTAATAGTACTAGAAGTTTCGCGACAATTATTTTCTCAATTTCTCGACAATAAAACCTTAGCTCACTTAAAAAAAATTGGCAAAGATCAATTTTTTGCTCGGATGAGTGCGCAGCATCACATTTATCAATCGATAGAAAAATTATTTCGTAACGATACAACTTTACAACCTCGGTATTTTAAAAATGGGGCGGTTATTTTTAAACAAGGTGAAGTCTCAGACGCAGTTTATTTTATTCAATTAGGAACAGTTGAAATTAGTATTAAAAGTCCGGGACAAACTTCGCAAGTGATCCAACTGAATGCCGGTCATCTTTTCGGAGAACTTGGAGTAATCACTAAAACAAGACGGGCTGGGACTGCTAAAGCGATGGGGTCGGTTGAAGTTTTGAAAATGCCAGCAGAACGTTTTGAAGAAATATATGCAGATTCGCAAGCTATTCGGGAATTGACGCAAGCCCAGATTAGTGTTTATCCCCTTCGCTCACATGGAATCATGATGCAATATTTAGGGCAAGTAGGAGGAATGGAAGCCATTTGCGCTATTTTTAAATTACAAGATGGCAGCGTAGCAACTGCATCTCGGGCTATTAATCACGACATTTTTGCTATTTCAAAATCGGATTTGCCCAAATCAGTGCTTAATCAAACCCAGACCTTAAGCTACGAAGGCGATAATCGGGTTAGTCGTAAAATAACTTTTTATCAAGGACGCTGTCTCAATTGTTTCAGTGAGGGAAGTTGGGAAGAACTGGGCAAAGTTTGTCGACGATTATTAGATGGAACAGCATTTAATGAGGAAGAAATTAATCATTTTACGGCGTCAGGACTGTTTTGGCCCCCGTCCCCATTGCCTGAAGGCAACAATCAAGAAATAATTTGTGAATGTATGCAAGTTACACGGGGTGAACTTAAGCAAGCTATTCAATCAGGTTTGACAAACTTTAACGCTCTTAGCGATAAAACAGCAGCTGGAACGGTATGCGGCAGTTGTCAGCCTAAGATACTTAAGTTATTAAACCTTAATAATGCAAAGTAG
- a CDS encoding fatty acyl-AMP ligase: protein MHYIHPKTKKYCTSLIDVLETCADFQPDTLAFRFLLDKGRNPKSLTYRNLDQRARAIAALLQERKVKKGDRVILLYPPGLELIEAFHGCIYAGAIAVLVYPPANPKLVERLQAIIENAGAKILLSTDDIIKKFRQLKWLKFITHLPLLKHFTQPYFAKQIPFTRWDFEKLTLVTTNDIALETARDWHPVAIAADHLAFLQYTSGSTGIPKGVMISHKNLLHNLSITREAFGLTDESIVVSWLPPYHDMGLIGGILQPLFSGIPCTLMSPFHFLHKPVEWLKAISDFKGIVSGGPNFAYRYCAEKISEPDKEELDLRSWSLAFNGAEPIHAETLEKFYRAFAVCGFKKKAFYCCYGLAEATLFVSGNMPEQGYKVIYVDNDALNKHKVIIVDQHDTHSKSLVSSGYVFQEVRIVNPHTRKECEDFEVGEIWIHSASVAQGYWQLSEATQATFHVHIQGDESHKPYLRTGDLGFIYKDNLYISGRLKDLIIVHGVNHYPQDIEHSVNESHQSIRIGQSAAFSIEMDEEEHLGIVCEVQPDVDEKTYPAIFSAIQRAVAKNNRLSTNIIALLPAKSLPKTTSGKVKRGLCRDSLLDGTLVTLAIWKLAK from the coding sequence GTGCATTATATTCATCCTAAAACAAAAAAATACTGCACTTCGCTTATTGATGTATTGGAAACGTGCGCCGATTTTCAACCTGATACTTTAGCTTTTCGATTTTTACTCGATAAAGGTAGAAATCCTAAGAGTTTGACTTACCGTAATCTCGATCAACGTGCCAGAGCCATTGCTGCTTTGTTGCAGGAACGTAAAGTTAAAAAAGGTGATCGGGTCATTTTATTATATCCACCCGGTCTCGAACTCATTGAAGCGTTCCATGGTTGTATTTATGCAGGCGCTATTGCCGTCTTAGTCTATCCGCCCGCTAATCCTAAATTAGTGGAGCGTCTCCAAGCGATTATCGAAAATGCTGGCGCAAAAATCTTATTATCAACTGACGACATTATTAAAAAATTTCGACAATTAAAATGGTTGAAATTCATAACACATTTACCCTTATTAAAACACTTTACGCAGCCTTACTTTGCCAAACAAATTCCTTTTACCCGTTGGGATTTCGAAAAATTAACACTTGTCACTACCAATGACATCGCTTTGGAAACAGCAAGAGATTGGCATCCTGTAGCAATCGCAGCCGATCATCTCGCTTTTTTACAATACACTTCCGGCTCAACAGGCATACCAAAAGGCGTCATGATTAGCCATAAAAATTTATTGCACAACTTAAGCATCACGCGCGAAGCTTTTGGACTTACTGATGAAAGTATTGTGGTAAGTTGGTTACCGCCCTATCATGATATGGGTTTAATTGGAGGTATTTTGCAACCGCTTTTTTCAGGCATACCTTGCACGCTTATGTCACCTTTCCATTTTCTTCATAAACCTGTTGAATGGTTAAAAGCAATTTCTGATTTCAAAGGGATCGTCAGTGGGGGTCCTAATTTTGCTTATCGATATTGTGCTGAAAAAATTTCTGAACCTGATAAAGAAGAGCTTGATTTACGATCTTGGTCATTGGCATTTAATGGTGCAGAACCCATCCATGCTGAAACGTTAGAAAAATTTTATCGTGCTTTTGCAGTTTGCGGTTTTAAAAAGAAAGCATTTTATTGTTGCTATGGCTTAGCAGAAGCCACCCTTTTTGTCAGTGGTAATATGCCAGAGCAAGGCTACAAAGTTATTTATGTCGATAATGATGCGCTAAATAAACATAAGGTGATCATCGTCGACCAACATGATACCCATTCAAAATCATTAGTGAGCAGTGGCTATGTGTTTCAAGAGGTACGTATCGTTAATCCACACACGCGAAAAGAATGTGAAGATTTTGAGGTAGGGGAAATTTGGATTCATAGTGCGAGTGTAGCGCAAGGATATTGGCAACTTTCAGAAGCAACGCAAGCGACTTTTCATGTCCATATTCAAGGTGATGAAAGTCACAAACCCTATTTACGCACAGGCGATTTAGGTTTTATTTATAAAGATAATTTATATATTTCGGGTCGGTTAAAAGATCTCATCATTGTTCATGGTGTTAATCATTATCCTCAAGACATTGAGCATTCTGTCAATGAATCACATCAAAGTATTCGCATCGGGCAATCGGCAGCATTTAGTATTGAAATGGATGAAGAAGAACACTTAGGAATTGTCTGTGAAGTTCAACCCGACGTAGACGAAAAGACTTATCCAGCGATTTTTTCTGCGATTCAACGCGCAGTCGCTAAAAATAATCGGTTATCAACTAACATCATCGCTTTGCTCCCCGCCAAATCTTTGCCGAAAACAACAAGTGGCAAAGTTAAACGTGGGTTGTGTCGTGATTCATTATTAGACGGTACCTTGGTTACTTTAGCCATTTGGAAATTAGCTAAATAG
- a CDS encoding linear amide C-N hydrolase, giving the protein MLAKRTFRTKLYLIGMIIALAPQIHYACTMIFWNDNTQAKVAARSTDLYVSDMPLLFVQPRGIERDGEGGENSLKWKSKYGSVVITAFHTTTVSDGMNEHGLIAHLLYLQKTDYGKRDEKRPALGNGLWAQYMLDNFKTVDEALAASKNLQIVSMKVHDKEWPLHLAIEDAQGNSAMIEFINGEMKVYQGQQYHVLTNEPAYSIQLKNLKRYKLFGGTLPLPGDVDPLSRFVRASSFLKTLPAPKNYIEAIAGALSVMRTVMVPFGAEDTSGSKLEDSWPTRWISLADTTNRIYFFSATTAPNIIWVDYKNLNFAEGAPLLALDPADPLLIGEVTRNLKKPV; this is encoded by the coding sequence ATGCTTGCTAAGAGAACATTTCGTACGAAATTGTATTTAATTGGGATGATTATTGCCTTAGCTCCTCAAATCCATTACGCCTGCACGATGATATTTTGGAATGATAATACGCAAGCCAAAGTCGCAGCTCGCTCGACGGATTTGTATGTTTCTGACATGCCTTTACTCTTTGTGCAACCACGAGGAATCGAACGCGATGGCGAGGGCGGGGAAAATTCCCTCAAATGGAAATCAAAATATGGCAGCGTCGTCATTACAGCTTTTCATACGACAACTGTTTCTGATGGCATGAATGAACATGGCCTTATTGCCCATTTACTTTACTTGCAAAAAACAGATTACGGTAAGCGGGATGAAAAAAGACCAGCGCTCGGCAATGGCTTGTGGGCGCAATACATGCTTGATAACTTTAAAACTGTTGATGAAGCGCTCGCGGCTTCAAAAAATTTGCAAATTGTTTCTATGAAAGTGCACGATAAAGAATGGCCATTGCATTTGGCCATCGAGGACGCGCAGGGTAATTCAGCAATGATTGAATTTATTAATGGCGAAATGAAGGTTTATCAAGGTCAACAATATCATGTTTTAACCAATGAACCCGCATATAGTATTCAATTAAAAAACCTTAAACGATATAAGTTATTTGGCGGCACATTACCTTTGCCAGGCGATGTCGATCCTCTAAGTCGATTTGTGCGCGCCTCTTCCTTCCTCAAAACGCTTCCTGCGCCAAAAAATTATATTGAAGCTATTGCAGGCGCTCTTTCTGTGATGCGCACCGTAATGGTCCCCTTTGGCGCTGAAGATACATCAGGTAGTAAACTAGAGGATTCTTGGCCCACCCGATGGATCTCACTTGCTGATACTACTAATCGTATTTATTTCTTTAGTGCAACGACTGCCCCAAACATTATTTGGGTTGATTACAAGAACCTCAATTTTGCAGAAGGCGCCCCTCTCTTGGCCTTAGATCCAGCTGACCCGCTTCTCATTGGCGAGGTAACCCGAAACCTTAAAAAACCAGTGTAG
- a CDS encoding glycoside hydrolase family 9 protein has product MKIPCKSKLSVTLATAVFALNPISSAIAATFNYGEALQKAIFFYDIQRLGKVSEGTGDLANRVYWRGDSFLQDYALPNEEGVVDLGGGFADAGDNVKFNFPMAASTTLLAWSVIEFRGAFEKSNQLKPMLANLRWAANYLLKSWDTKNQRLYGQVSPDSVQAEHSNLWMPFEVIDQASIDKNLRRFAFYVDQAHPGTDLAGETVAALTATSLAFQATDPIYAGQLLAAAKSIYQTLVNVPTKGKYSDNLGRRAGGSWKKADISSFYNSWSGYNDEVSWAAVWLYRGTQDVSYLNTAKQFVPLGNKVATLSWDDKSYGTYLLLAKFLPDTDPVKASAKASAEGWLNAWSRGTDGHVFSRDGLAISTALSPWGNARYAATTAFGALIYDAYFATNTYDTFAKNQIDYLLGNNSKGFSYEEGFGTKYPRRSHHATAQGRWGGNNDVGLREDNRHIAYGALVGGPKDTNDTYEDDRSDYIGNEIALDYNAGFVGALAALYGEYGGTPLPNDQFPPTRALEKPPTDEIFVNGSVQSGRIDNNQATVQVLLLATNHSAWPARVTRNLKIKYFVNLSDKPANGTVKVQTFSTDPRAVISTLKLYDAEKQIYYIEVWFKDIPIYPGGDERAISSKETQLQFQFSWAHDYTKDWSYQGLGSQNNLKVARYVPIYDVIEGSDKLLFGNEPVSQPQGILKLNFAANLPQPCLGAKDTLVIGQNDSPVFTIGMTPFSYSMPLGGPFNVSLNSTANPLTVEGGTCQGGLNANQANVPGQLTANYTFRPTPPVEKGTIQVVPSAQSDPKCNNASDTLFLDQETTGRAFTVAQDGISVLVPTGTHQVKLTSQSSIPASGGQAGYCTSTLNRAQVNVTKDQASIVSATYQYHNNDTGMSCSIVDAKITQQSDWGSAKGLVNTFEVKFTVTGFPKEPNGRTLLDGSFTLKNDFVQNFWGNFGMSSSSFNLNVGQFKGEIWPNQLPVSLSGFIFNKNPMKVGENPLQSMTIGGVVCR; this is encoded by the coding sequence ATGAAAATTCCGTGCAAGAGTAAGCTGTCTGTGACACTTGCCACAGCAGTATTCGCACTCAATCCCATTTCATCTGCTATCGCTGCAACTTTTAATTATGGCGAAGCCTTGCAAAAAGCTATTTTCTTTTACGATATTCAACGGTTAGGAAAAGTTTCAGAAGGGACAGGTGATCTTGCCAACCGCGTTTATTGGCGAGGCGACTCCTTTTTACAGGATTATGCTTTACCCAATGAAGAAGGCGTTGTCGATCTCGGGGGTGGATTTGCTGATGCAGGTGATAATGTAAAATTTAATTTCCCAATGGCTGCATCAACCACTTTGCTGGCTTGGAGTGTTATCGAATTTCGCGGGGCGTTTGAGAAAAGTAATCAATTGAAACCTATGCTTGCGAATCTTCGCTGGGCTGCTAACTACTTATTAAAATCATGGGATACCAAAAATCAGCGTCTATATGGCCAAGTCAGTCCGGACAGTGTGCAAGCTGAGCATAGTAATTTATGGATGCCATTCGAAGTGATTGATCAAGCCTCCATCGATAAGAATTTGCGACGCTTTGCTTTTTATGTGGATCAGGCGCATCCGGGAACCGATCTCGCAGGCGAAACGGTAGCGGCACTTACTGCGACCTCCCTGGCTTTTCAAGCGACGGATCCAATTTACGCGGGACAATTATTAGCAGCTGCTAAAAGTATTTATCAAACATTAGTTAATGTGCCAACCAAGGGTAAATATTCAGATAATTTAGGTAGAAGAGCAGGCGGCAGTTGGAAAAAGGCAGATATTAGCAGTTTTTATAATTCTTGGAGTGGTTACAATGATGAAGTGAGTTGGGCGGCAGTCTGGCTTTATCGTGGTACTCAAGATGTCAGTTATTTAAATACCGCAAAACAATTCGTACCCTTAGGCAACAAAGTTGCTACGCTCTCTTGGGATGATAAATCTTATGGTACATACCTTTTGCTTGCCAAATTTTTACCCGATACTGATCCTGTCAAAGCATCGGCAAAAGCTTCAGCTGAAGGTTGGTTAAATGCCTGGTCACGGGGCACCGACGGCCATGTCTTTTCACGGGATGGTTTGGCGATCTCAACAGCATTGTCACCTTGGGGTAATGCGCGTTATGCCGCAACGACTGCTTTCGGTGCACTGATTTATGACGCTTATTTTGCCACCAATACGTATGACACTTTTGCAAAAAATCAAATTGATTATTTATTAGGTAACAACAGCAAAGGCTTTAGCTATGAAGAAGGATTCGGGACAAAATATCCACGTCGATCGCATCATGCAACAGCACAGGGACGTTGGGGTGGAAATAATGATGTTGGTTTACGAGAAGACAATCGTCACATTGCCTATGGTGCGCTAGTTGGTGGCCCAAAAGATACAAATGATACGTATGAAGATGATCGTAGTGATTATATCGGTAATGAGATTGCTTTAGATTATAATGCCGGATTTGTCGGTGCACTTGCTGCACTGTATGGTGAATATGGTGGAACGCCTTTACCTAATGATCAATTCCCGCCAACCCGTGCTTTAGAAAAGCCACCCACCGATGAAATTTTTGTTAATGGCTCAGTGCAATCAGGTCGAATTGATAATAATCAAGCCACGGTGCAAGTGTTATTACTTGCAACCAATCACAGTGCCTGGCCGGCGCGGGTCACTCGTAATCTTAAAATTAAATATTTCGTTAATTTATCAGATAAACCAGCAAATGGGACGGTTAAGGTACAGACCTTTAGCACGGATCCTCGCGCTGTCATTTCAACGTTAAAACTTTATGATGCTGAAAAACAAATTTACTATATTGAAGTATGGTTTAAAGATATTCCGATTTATCCAGGAGGCGATGAGCGTGCAATTTCGTCGAAAGAAACGCAGCTGCAATTCCAATTTTCATGGGCTCATGATTACACCAAAGATTGGTCTTATCAGGGTTTAGGGTCGCAAAATAATCTAAAAGTTGCGCGGTATGTTCCTATTTATGACGTCATTGAGGGCAGTGATAAATTATTATTTGGCAATGAACCTGTGAGCCAACCGCAAGGTATTTTGAAGTTAAATTTTGCTGCGAACCTACCGCAACCATGTTTGGGAGCAAAAGATACTTTAGTGATTGGACAAAATGATAGTCCGGTTTTTACGATTGGCATGACACCTTTTTCTTATTCAATGCCTCTCGGTGGACCCTTCAATGTTAGTCTGAATTCCACCGCAAATCCCCTTACCGTGGAAGGCGGAACTTGCCAAGGCGGGTTGAATGCAAACCAGGCTAATGTTCCCGGCCAGCTTACTGCTAATTATACGTTTAGACCGACACCACCCGTAGAAAAAGGAACCATTCAAGTTGTACCGTCTGCACAATCCGATCCTAAATGTAATAATGCATCTGACACGCTTTTTCTGGATCAGGAAACGACGGGGCGGGCCTTCACGGTAGCGCAAGATGGAATTTCAGTGCTCGTCCCCACGGGTACTCATCAAGTGAAATTAACTTCGCAATCGTCGATTCCTGCAAGTGGCGGCCAAGCAGGGTACTGCACCAGTACACTTAATCGTGCCCAGGTAAACGTTACGAAGGATCAAGCTAGCATTGTGAGTGCAACGTATCAATATCATAATAATGATACGGGCATGTCTTGCTCCATTGTCGATGCTAAAATTACTCAACAATCTGATTGGGGTTCTGCGAAAGGTTTAGTGAATACGTTTGAAGTGAAATTCACAGTGACTGGCTTTCCAAAAGAGCCTAATGGCAGAACATTGTTGGATGGAAGCTTTACCCTGAAAAATGATTTTGTCCAAAATTTCTGGGGTAATTTCGGTATGAGTTCTTCCAGCTTTAATTTAAATGTGGGTCAATTTAAAGGTGAAATTTGGCCGAACCAATTACCTGTGAGTTTGTCAGGTTTTATCTTTAATAAAAATCCAATGAAAGTAGGAGAAAATCCATTGCAATCGATGACCATCGGGGGTGTCGTTTGTCGTTAG